A single region of the Acidobacteriota bacterium genome encodes:
- a CDS encoding metal-dependent transcriptional regulator, protein MRASSTVEDYLKCIFRAEQEARQAGRDLVPMGRIAALLEVAPASVTAMMKTLAESGLIAYEPYSGVRLEPAGRKLAAHVLRRHRLVELFLVSVMGFDWSEVHSEAELLEHAVSERMIERMDEMLGRPAVDPHGDPIPSADGHIEVVDHPSLLKCPLNCTVEVVRVTDQDAEFLRFAEREGLAPGKSVEVAARDETAGSVAVVAGSRQLSLGFPAASKVLVREAP, encoded by the coding sequence ATGCGCGCCAGCAGCACCGTCGAGGACTACCTGAAGTGCATCTTCCGGGCCGAGCAGGAGGCGCGGCAGGCCGGTAGGGACCTCGTGCCCATGGGTCGCATCGCGGCCCTGCTCGAGGTGGCGCCGGCCTCGGTTACTGCGATGATGAAGACACTGGCCGAGTCGGGTCTGATCGCCTACGAGCCCTACAGCGGTGTGCGGCTGGAGCCCGCGGGCCGCAAACTTGCGGCGCATGTACTGAGGCGGCATCGGCTGGTCGAGCTGTTCCTGGTCAGCGTGATGGGATTCGACTGGAGCGAGGTCCACTCCGAGGCCGAATTGCTGGAACACGCGGTTTCGGAGCGGATGATCGAACGGATGGACGAGATGCTGGGCCGCCCGGCGGTCGACCCGCACGGCGACCCGATCCCCAGCGCGGACGGCCACATCGAGGTTGTGGATCATCCCAGCCTTCTGAAGTGCCCGCTGAACTGCACCGTCGAGGTAGTGCGGGTCACCGATCAGGACGCCGAGTTCCTGCGCTTCGCCGAGCGTGAGGGTCTGGCGCCGGGCAAGTCGGTCGAGGTCGCTGCGCGGGACGAGACCGCGGGCAGCGTCGCCGTGGTTGCGGGGTCCCGACAACTCAGCCTGGGCTTTCCGGCGGCGTCCAAGGTCCTGGTGCGGGAGGCGCCGTGA
- a CDS encoding ABC transporter substrate-binding protein, translating into MNIDRSLGHDGGRGENWGPLVTRKSLMRGGLAALLVAPFSASSLGAGRGQESDDEGTEASDRTEGGGATDSEIVLGVSAAFSGPSRGLGAELYRGATAYFNHVNDNGGIEGRRISMKLYDDGYQPDPCVQNTMRLMLEDKVFLLFGYVGTPTVTRVLPILKKFQNESIFLFFPFTGAQPQREPPYGDFAFNLRASYNQETAGLVDNLVRIGKRRIAVFYQIDAYGRSGWAGVRAALDKHGEKLAGEATYSRGEKFTGSMRKQVEILQGVSPDAVICIGAYAACAAFARDAVDLGLNVPIANLSFVGSENLLKLLTEGRDDADRYTRLLINSQVVPSYEDTSIPAVREYRELMAQYDPQVPQELIQEEYAPFAHSFGSLEGFLNAKLLAEILRRLGPNPDRAGLEEAVFSVRDFDLGISEKVSFGADRRQGLQMVYHTVVEDGRFVPLDDWGARFA; encoded by the coding sequence ATGAACATCGACAGGAGTCTCGGACACGACGGCGGCAGGGGCGAGAACTGGGGGCCGCTGGTAACCAGGAAGTCACTCATGCGGGGTGGTTTGGCGGCGTTGCTAGTGGCTCCCTTTTCGGCGTCGTCCCTTGGCGCCGGGCGCGGACAGGAATCGGACGACGAAGGCACCGAGGCTTCGGACCGGACGGAGGGTGGGGGTGCGACCGACAGTGAGATCGTCCTCGGCGTGTCCGCCGCGTTTTCGGGCCCGTCGAGGGGCCTTGGCGCGGAGCTGTACCGCGGCGCCACCGCCTACTTCAACCACGTGAACGACAACGGCGGCATCGAGGGCCGCCGGATCAGCATGAAGCTGTACGACGACGGGTATCAGCCCGACCCGTGCGTCCAGAACACGATGAGGCTCATGCTGGAGGACAAGGTGTTCCTGCTGTTCGGTTATGTGGGAACGCCGACCGTGACTCGCGTGTTGCCGATTCTCAAGAAGTTCCAGAACGAGAGCATCTTCCTGTTCTTCCCGTTCACCGGCGCTCAGCCGCAACGTGAGCCGCCCTACGGCGACTTCGCCTTCAACCTGCGGGCTTCCTACAACCAGGAAACGGCCGGCCTCGTCGACAACCTGGTGCGCATCGGCAAGCGGCGGATCGCGGTCTTCTACCAGATCGACGCCTATGGTCGCAGCGGCTGGGCAGGAGTCCGTGCGGCCCTGGACAAGCACGGCGAGAAGCTCGCCGGTGAAGCGACGTACAGCCGCGGGGAGAAGTTCACCGGCAGCATGCGCAAGCAGGTGGAGATCCTGCAGGGCGTCTCGCCGGATGCGGTGATCTGTATCGGAGCCTACGCGGCGTGCGCCGCGTTCGCCCGCGACGCGGTCGATCTCGGGCTGAACGTTCCGATCGCCAACCTGTCCTTCGTGGGCAGCGAGAATCTCCTCAAGCTCCTGACGGAGGGCCGCGACGACGCCGACAGGTACACGCGGCTACTGATCAACTCCCAGGTTGTCCCCAGCTACGAGGACACGTCGATTCCGGCGGTCAGGGAGTACCGCGAGCTGATGGCCCAGTACGACCCCCAGGTCCCGCAGGAGCTGATCCAGGAGGAATACGCGCCCTTCGCGCACAGCTTCGGCAGTCTCGAGGGATTCCTCAACGCCAAGCTGCTCGCGGAGATCCTCCGGCGGCTCGGGCCGAACCCTGACCGGGCAGGACTGGAGGAAGCCGTGTTCTCGGTTCGCGACTTCGACCTCGGGATCAGCGAGAAGGTCTCGTTCGGTGCCGACCGGCGCCAGGGGCTCCAGATGGTGTACCACACTGTCGTGGAAGACGGCCGATTCGTGCCGCTGGACGACTGGGGAGCCAGGTTCGCGTGA
- a CDS encoding isopentenyl phosphate kinase: MTLVKLGGSLITDKARPRSVERQRLGRLAAEIAAGRPRGGLIVGHGSGSFGHPEARAAGLVGGVGGRRLETPADRMGIARTQAAAQALHRVVVSSLIDAGVPAYSQPPSGFLVAQDGEPCGDPPAPLAEALRLGLVPVTMGDVAIDRRRGAAIVSTETVFEFLAGSLPALGIDVRRAVWLGATAGVLDGGGRLIPRIDATNIKAASASAGGSAAVDVTGGMEHRLVTAWRLARGGVESMIIDGREPGLLQSVLRHPGEVAEGAGTLVCSRPR, encoded by the coding sequence GTGACCCTGGTCAAGCTCGGCGGCAGCCTGATCACGGACAAAGCCAGACCGCGGTCGGTCGAGAGGCAGCGTCTGGGGCGACTGGCTGCCGAGATCGCGGCCGGCCGGCCCCGTGGCGGGCTGATCGTCGGTCACGGCAGCGGCTCCTTCGGTCACCCGGAGGCGCGCGCCGCGGGCCTGGTTGGAGGCGTCGGCGGCCGGCGACTCGAGACCCCGGCCGATCGGATGGGCATCGCCCGTACGCAGGCCGCGGCGCAGGCCCTGCACCGAGTCGTCGTCTCCAGTCTGATCGATGCCGGCGTGCCCGCGTACTCCCAGCCGCCGTCCGGCTTCCTGGTCGCCCAGGATGGAGAGCCGTGCGGCGATCCCCCCGCGCCCCTCGCCGAAGCTCTGAGGCTCGGCCTGGTGCCGGTGACGATGGGCGACGTGGCCATCGACCGCCGGCGCGGAGCGGCGATCGTCTCGACGGAGACGGTGTTCGAGTTCCTGGCCGGCAGCCTGCCAGCGCTCGGGATCGACGTTCGGCGCGCAGTGTGGCTTGGTGCTACCGCCGGCGTCCTTGACGGCGGCGGACGGCTGATTCCACGCATCGACGCGACGAACATCAAGGCGGCGTCGGCGTCGGCCGGCGGTTCGGCGGCGGTCGACGTGACGGGTGGCATGGAGCATCGCCTGGTGACGGCCTGGCGTTTGGCCCGGGGCGGCGTCGAGTCGATGATCATCGACGGCCGCGAGCCGGGACTGCTTCAGTCGGTGCTCCGGCATCCGGGCGAAGTCGCCGAAGGCGCCGGTACACTCGTCTGTTCCAGACCGCGATGA
- a CDS encoding acetyl-CoA carboxylase biotin carboxylase subunit, with protein sequence MTNRLQKVLVANRGEIAVRVIRALRERGIVSVAVYSEADRDGLATQMADEAHCIGPAPSIESYLRAPKIVDLASRVGADAIHPGYGFLSENADFARRCEERGVTFIGPSSEAIAAMGSKIESRRLMRAAGVPIVPGGTEPLADAEAARAAARKIGYPVMLKASAGGGGKGMRLVHEEEELGAAFRGASSEAGASFNDPSVYVERFVERPRHVEIQVLGDHSGRIVSLGERECSLQRRHQKVVEEAPSPVVDTDLRRRMGEAAVRAAEAVNYVGAGTVEFLLDSDGEFYFLEMNTRIQVEHPVTELVTGVDIVAAQLDIAAGEPLPEALLGGIEPRGHAVEVRLYAEDPFRGFAPSPGKIELLRLPEGPGVRNDCGVYEGAEVTIHYDPMLAKLIVWGRDRPQALARLRRALAETRVEGIRTNLALFELLLEDDDFLAGNMDISMLDRKLENGDLRAPTPREDTLEADLPVVAAVLAHLGRTSPNGAAATSIGATARSNWQLAARRESRRGTTWN encoded by the coding sequence ATGACGAACCGGTTACAGAAGGTGCTGGTCGCGAACCGCGGCGAGATCGCCGTGCGCGTGATCCGGGCGCTACGCGAACGGGGCATCGTCTCCGTCGCCGTCTACTCCGAGGCGGACCGCGACGGCCTGGCGACGCAGATGGCGGACGAAGCGCACTGCATCGGACCGGCGCCGTCGATCGAAAGCTACCTCCGGGCGCCGAAGATCGTCGACCTCGCATCACGGGTCGGCGCCGACGCGATTCACCCCGGCTACGGCTTCCTGTCCGAGAACGCCGACTTCGCCCGCCGGTGCGAGGAACGTGGCGTCACCTTCATCGGGCCGTCGTCAGAGGCGATCGCGGCGATGGGGTCGAAGATCGAGAGCCGGCGCCTGATGAGAGCCGCCGGCGTTCCGATCGTGCCCGGCGGCACCGAACCGCTGGCCGATGCAGAGGCGGCGCGCGCCGCGGCGCGAAAGATCGGCTATCCGGTGATGCTCAAGGCTTCGGCCGGCGGCGGCGGCAAGGGCATGCGCCTGGTCCACGAGGAAGAGGAACTCGGGGCCGCGTTCCGCGGCGCATCGTCCGAAGCCGGCGCCAGCTTCAACGATCCCTCGGTCTACGTCGAGCGCTTCGTCGAACGTCCGCGCCACGTCGAGATCCAGGTACTGGGCGACCACAGCGGCCGCATCGTGTCGCTCGGCGAGCGGGAGTGCTCCCTTCAGCGCCGCCATCAGAAAGTCGTCGAGGAAGCGCCGTCGCCGGTCGTCGATACGGATCTGCGCCGGCGCATGGGCGAGGCCGCGGTGCGTGCGGCCGAGGCCGTGAACTACGTGGGCGCCGGCACCGTGGAGTTCCTTCTCGACTCCGACGGCGAGTTCTACTTCCTGGAGATGAACACACGGATTCAGGTCGAGCACCCGGTGACCGAGCTGGTCACCGGCGTCGACATCGTTGCCGCTCAACTCGACATCGCCGCCGGCGAGCCGCTACCGGAGGCCCTGCTCGGCGGCATCGAACCACGTGGCCACGCGGTCGAGGTTCGCCTGTACGCGGAGGATCCGTTTCGCGGCTTCGCACCGTCGCCCGGGAAGATCGAGTTGCTCCGCCTGCCCGAGGGTCCAGGTGTCAGAAACGACTGCGGCGTCTACGAGGGAGCCGAGGTCACGATCCACTACGACCCCATGCTCGCCAAGCTGATCGTCTGGGGCCGCGATCGCCCCCAGGCCCTGGCCCGGTTGCGCCGGGCCCTCGCCGAGACCCGGGTCGAGGGCATCCGCACCAACCTGGCCCTGTTCGAACTCCTGCTAGAAGACGACGACTTCCTGGCCGGCAACATGGACATCTCGATGCTCGACCGCAAGCTGGAGAACGGGGACCTCCGGGCGCCTACTCCGCGCGAAGACACGCTGGAGGCGGATCTGCCTGTCGTTGCGGCGGTCCTCGCCCACCTCGGGCGCACGTCCCCGAACGGCGCCGCGGCGACATCGATCGGTGCCACGGCCCGCTCGAACTGGCAACTCGCGGCACGCCGCGAAAGCCGGAGGGGAACGACGTGGAACTGA
- the mvaD gene encoding diphosphomevalonate decarboxylase, producing METPFEPAREPGPVTAEAPSNIAFIKYWGARDLEEPVPFNRSLSMTLDACRSVCSASPLAEGEEDEIWWLDKPAGGRPGRPAAPPPAFVERTKRHLDRLREWSRQTAAPYAGGFRIATYNTFPTAAGIASSASGFTALTLAATACMGFDLAPRTLSELSRSSGSGSAARSAWGGYVEWPDGDGNAAVQILDERAWELCDLIAVVETGAKKVSSRDGHRRAESSPYFAPRLAALDGRLERVRAALHARDFRALGEVVEEEGIDLHLIAMSSRPPVYYWSPGTIEVLAAVRGLRADGVAAYATMDAGANVHVICQPADAEQVAERLEAQGSVQYVVRDRTGGPPVWRGGADL from the coding sequence ATGGAAACCCCCTTTGAACCGGCTCGCGAACCCGGTCCAGTGACCGCCGAAGCGCCGTCGAACATTGCCTTCATCAAGTATTGGGGCGCCCGCGATCTCGAGGAACCGGTGCCCTTCAACCGGTCGTTGTCGATGACCCTCGATGCGTGCCGGTCGGTCTGTTCCGCATCGCCGCTGGCCGAAGGCGAGGAGGACGAAATCTGGTGGCTGGACAAGCCGGCCGGTGGCCGTCCGGGCCGGCCGGCCGCACCGCCGCCGGCCTTCGTCGAGCGCACGAAGCGTCATCTGGACCGGCTGCGGGAGTGGTCTCGCCAGACAGCCGCACCCTACGCGGGCGGGTTCCGCATCGCGACGTACAACACGTTCCCGACGGCTGCGGGGATCGCTTCGTCGGCCTCCGGTTTCACCGCGCTGACACTCGCCGCCACGGCCTGCATGGGATTCGACCTGGCGCCGCGCACACTCTCCGAGCTGTCGCGGAGCAGCGGTTCGGGATCGGCCGCCCGCTCCGCCTGGGGTGGCTATGTCGAGTGGCCGGATGGGGACGGCAACGCGGCAGTTCAGATCCTGGACGAGCGGGCGTGGGAACTCTGCGATCTGATCGCAGTCGTCGAGACGGGCGCAAAGAAGGTGTCGTCGCGGGACGGACACCGGCGAGCCGAGAGCAGTCCGTACTTCGCGCCTCGCCTCGCCGCGCTGGATGGGAGGCTCGAGCGTGTCCGCGCCGCGCTCCATGCCCGTGACTTCAGGGCGCTCGGCGAGGTGGTCGAGGAGGAGGGGATCGACCTGCACCTCATCGCGATGTCCTCCCGGCCGCCGGTCTACTACTGGTCGCCGGGGACGATCGAGGTGCTTGCGGCGGTGCGCGGCTTGCGGGCCGACGGCGTGGCCGCCTACGCGACGATGGACGCGGGCGCCAACGTTCACGTGATCTGCCAGCCGGCGGACGCAGAGCAGGTGGCGGAGCGGCTGGAGGCGCAGGGCAGCGTCCAGTACGTCGTGCGCGACCGGACCGGGGGCCCGCCCGTGTGGCGGGGCGGCGCCGACCTCTGA
- a CDS encoding biotin/lipoyl-binding protein, whose protein sequence is MELIVSSAEREVAVEAQARENGDWTIAIDGREYRVDAATVGRPDVLSVIVDGRQTTASVRALGEGVYVVNGAELRVIDPRSRGLATAAQQAEDGAFEATAYMPGRVTAVLAAEGEDVAAGQGVLVLEAMKMENEIQSEIDGRLEKLLVEVGQTVDGGDPLFVVSPTDGATAD, encoded by the coding sequence GTGGAACTGATCGTCTCCAGCGCGGAGCGGGAAGTCGCCGTCGAAGCCCAGGCTCGGGAGAACGGCGACTGGACCATCGCCATCGACGGTCGCGAGTACCGGGTCGACGCGGCAACCGTCGGCCGGCCGGACGTGCTGAGTGTCATCGTCGACGGGCGGCAGACCACGGCGAGCGTCCGCGCGCTCGGCGAGGGTGTCTACGTCGTCAACGGGGCTGAACTGCGCGTGATCGACCCCCGGTCACGGGGCCTGGCGACCGCTGCACAGCAGGCCGAGGACGGCGCGTTCGAGGCCACTGCGTACATGCCCGGTCGCGTGACGGCGGTGCTCGCCGCCGAAGGCGAGGACGTCGCCGCGGGTCAGGGCGTCCTCGTGCTCGAAGCGATGAAGATGGAGAACGAAATCCAGTCGGAGATCGACGGCCGCCTCGAAAAGCTCCTGGTCGAAGTCGGTCAAACCGTCGACGGGGGCGATCCGCTGTTCGTGGTCAGCCCGACCGACGGGGCCACCGCAGACTAG